From the Flavimarina sp. Hel_I_48 genome, one window contains:
- the pgi gene encoding glucose-6-phosphate isomerase, producing MMNKINPTKTESWKKLLGHYDAIKDTQMKKLFQEGDRAAEFTLKWKDFYVDYSKNRITAETMQHLRDFAKEMKLGEALDAYFGGEVINETEGRAVMHTALRAPADAKITVDGENIVDEINETKQKIKNFSETIISGSHKGFTGKAITDVVNIGIGGSDLGPDMVTEALAYYKNHLNIHFISNVDGDHVHENLQKLNPETTLFVVVSKSFTTQETLSNANTARNWFIRKNAQPGEDRQKDVAKHFVAVSTNLEAVKEFGIAEENIFTMWDWVGGRFSIWSAVGLTIAISVGYNNFESFLKGAHAMDEHFKNSDFDKNIPVTLALLTVWYNNFFKAESEAIIPYTQYLHRLPAYLQQATMESNGKSVDQNGDPVDYQTGTIIWGEPGTNSQHAFFQLIHQGTKIIPTDFIGYKESLHGDQDHHNKLMANYLAQTEALMTGKTEVEVRKELKDTGMAGTEIDKLAPFKVFEGNKPTNSILINKLTPESFGALIAMYESKIFVEGMLWNIFSFDQWGVELGKQLAKNVLKDINGDDIAKHDSSTTALINYFKG from the coding sequence ATTATGAACAAAATAAACCCAACTAAAACTGAATCCTGGAAAAAGCTTTTGGGGCATTACGATGCCATAAAAGACACCCAGATGAAAAAACTATTCCAGGAAGGGGACCGCGCAGCGGAATTTACCTTGAAATGGAAAGATTTTTATGTGGATTATAGCAAAAACCGAATCACTGCAGAAACCATGCAGCACTTACGTGATTTTGCAAAAGAAATGAAGTTAGGGGAAGCGCTAGATGCTTATTTTGGCGGTGAGGTTATCAATGAAACTGAAGGTCGAGCAGTAATGCACACAGCTTTGCGCGCGCCAGCAGATGCAAAGATTACTGTAGATGGAGAAAATATCGTTGATGAAATCAATGAAACAAAGCAAAAAATCAAAAACTTTTCTGAAACAATAATAAGTGGTAGCCACAAGGGTTTTACCGGTAAGGCGATCACAGATGTTGTGAATATTGGTATTGGTGGTTCAGATTTAGGTCCAGACATGGTGACCGAAGCGCTTGCCTACTATAAGAATCACCTCAACATTCATTTTATTTCGAATGTAGATGGCGATCATGTGCATGAAAACCTTCAAAAGCTCAATCCAGAAACCACACTTTTTGTAGTAGTTTCCAAGAGTTTTACAACCCAGGAGACCCTTTCTAATGCAAACACGGCACGCAATTGGTTCATCAGGAAAAATGCACAGCCCGGTGAAGACCGTCAGAAAGATGTCGCAAAGCATTTTGTTGCGGTATCCACAAATTTGGAAGCAGTTAAAGAATTTGGAATTGCCGAAGAAAATATCTTCACAATGTGGGACTGGGTTGGAGGCCGTTTCTCGATCTGGAGTGCGGTAGGTTTGACCATTGCTATCTCTGTGGGATACAATAATTTTGAATCTTTCCTCAAAGGTGCGCATGCAATGGATGAGCATTTCAAGAACAGTGACTTTGATAAAAATATCCCGGTCACACTGGCTTTATTGACCGTTTGGTACAACAATTTTTTCAAAGCTGAAAGTGAGGCTATTATTCCTTACACGCAATATTTACACCGTTTACCTGCTTATTTACAGCAAGCCACAATGGAAAGTAATGGTAAGAGCGTAGATCAAAACGGTGATCCTGTAGATTATCAGACGGGAACCATTATTTGGGGAGAGCCAGGGACTAATTCGCAACATGCGTTTTTCCAGTTGATTCACCAGGGAACAAAAATTATTCCTACAGACTTTATTGGTTATAAAGAATCGCTTCACGGCGATCAGGACCACCATAACAAGTTAATGGCTAATTATCTTGCCCAGACCGAAGCGCTGATGACCGGTAAAACCGAAGTAGAAGTGCGCAAAGAATTAAAAGATACTGGAATGGCCGGTACGGAAATAGACAAGCTTGCGCCATTCAAGGTATTTGAAGGGAATAAGCCTACAAACTCCATCTTGATCAATAAATTGACTCCGGAAAGTTTTGGAGCATTGATAGCTATGTATGAAAGCAAGATTTTCGTTGAAGGAATGCTGTGGAATATATTCAGTTTTGATCAGTGGGGCGTGGAATTAGGAAAGCAACTT
- a CDS encoding M23 family metallopeptidase, which translates to MKHFFYIVLLSSILLYSCEEKAKPKPKKELATVSEPEIVKEYGFTVDDYTILRDTVRPGDSFGKILFDNGIDYAEIQQITDSTKEVFDTRRIRLGAPYTLFKAKDSINKAQAFVYEENAIDYVVINFNDSISAKKEKKPVTLVEKTVYGEISNNLSTTFDDLGLSVNLVYKMSDIYAWTIDFFHLQPGDRFKLIYTEKFINDTIPAGYGEIKASWFEYSGNPIYAFRFKNDSIKNLTDYYDEEANNLRRAFLKGPLSFSRISSRYNLKRRIAFYGNRIRPHKGTDFAGAVGTPIMATADGTVINSEYRGGNGNYVKIRHNSTYDTQYLHMSKRKAKVGDYVRQGDVIGYVGMTGNTSGPHVCYRFWKNGKQVDPFKVDLPTAEPLADSLRTPFYNHIAPLKEELDAIHFEETL; encoded by the coding sequence TTGAAGCATTTTTTTTACATTGTTTTGCTTTCTTCCATCCTGTTATATTCCTGTGAGGAGAAAGCCAAGCCAAAACCTAAAAAGGAACTTGCAACAGTTTCAGAACCAGAAATTGTAAAAGAATATGGGTTTACCGTAGATGATTATACAATTCTGCGAGATACGGTACGCCCCGGTGACAGCTTCGGCAAAATCCTTTTTGATAACGGTATAGATTATGCCGAAATCCAGCAAATAACAGATAGTACAAAAGAGGTTTTTGATACGCGCCGCATACGTCTTGGCGCACCTTACACACTTTTCAAAGCTAAAGATTCCATTAACAAAGCCCAGGCTTTTGTTTACGAGGAGAATGCCATAGATTATGTGGTGATAAATTTTAATGATTCCATATCTGCCAAAAAAGAAAAAAAACCGGTCACACTGGTTGAAAAAACGGTTTATGGCGAGATATCAAACAATCTTTCTACCACGTTTGACGATCTGGGCCTAAGCGTAAACCTGGTCTATAAAATGTCTGATATTTACGCTTGGACCATAGACTTTTTCCACCTGCAACCCGGTGATCGTTTTAAGCTAATCTATACAGAGAAATTTATAAACGATACGATACCTGCCGGTTATGGCGAGATCAAGGCTTCGTGGTTTGAGTACAGCGGGAATCCCATTTATGCATTTCGCTTTAAAAATGATTCGATCAAGAACCTTACGGATTATTACGATGAAGAAGCTAACAATCTTAGAAGGGCATTTTTAAAAGGTCCACTTTCCTTTAGCCGTATATCCTCACGCTACAACCTTAAACGTCGTATCGCTTTTTACGGAAACCGTATACGCCCACATAAAGGCACCGACTTTGCCGGTGCGGTGGGAACGCCCATTATGGCTACGGCAGACGGTACGGTGATCAATTCAGAATACCGCGGCGGAAATGGCAATTATGTCAAAATTAGGCATAATTCAACCTACGATACCCAGTATTTGCACATGAGCAAGCGTAAGGCAAAGGTGGGCGATTACGTAAGGCAAGGGGATGTCATAGGCTATGTGGGAATGACTGGAAACACCTCTGGGCCGCATGTTTGCTACCGCTTTTGGAAAAACGGAAAACAGGTTGACCCGTTTAAGGTAGATCTCCCCACGGCAGAACCGCTTGCAGATTCCTTGCGAACACCTTTTTATAATCATATTGCACCGCTCAAAGAAGAGCTGGATGCAATTCACTTTGAAGAAACCCTTTAA
- a CDS encoding tryptophan 2,3-dioxygenase family protein — protein MGTYKPSVAQQLGELSEKFQEIGQPLEHQLEGLVHAKPINYWDYIQTDALLNLQVQRTILPDEMVFIMYHQINELLFKMILWELQQIADVEVLKTAFFTSKLGRISRYFDMLTASFTIMGEGMDMEQYLKFRRTLSPASGFQSAQYRQIEFASTELINLIDNRFRKDFSEKFAREQRWEDVFYDEAFEHLYWQAAGKDFSTGKKTYTLQEFEQKYKGSLLRYIKTFKNVNLYSKFRTLPQEAQQDPQLQAAMRHYDHTVNIKWVMAHYGAARHYLSQGKKPLEATGGSEWTKYMHPKYQKRVFFPSLWSAEELENWGKEV, from the coding sequence ATGGGTACTTATAAACCTTCGGTAGCGCAACAATTAGGGGAACTCTCAGAAAAATTTCAGGAAATAGGGCAGCCACTAGAACATCAACTTGAAGGGCTGGTACATGCAAAACCTATCAATTACTGGGATTATATTCAAACTGATGCCCTACTAAACCTTCAGGTGCAGCGTACTATTTTGCCAGATGAGATGGTTTTTATAATGTACCATCAGATCAATGAGCTCCTTTTTAAAATGATTTTGTGGGAACTGCAGCAAATTGCAGATGTAGAAGTACTAAAAACTGCCTTTTTTACCTCAAAATTGGGTAGAATTAGTCGGTATTTTGACATGTTAACGGCTTCTTTTACGATCATGGGAGAAGGTATGGACATGGAGCAATATTTGAAATTCCGGCGTACCTTGAGTCCGGCAAGTGGATTTCAAAGTGCGCAGTACAGGCAGATTGAATTTGCGAGCACAGAACTCATCAACCTTATAGATAATCGCTTCCGTAAAGATTTTTCTGAAAAGTTTGCCAGGGAACAGCGATGGGAGGATGTGTTTTACGACGAAGCATTTGAGCACCTGTACTGGCAAGCGGCCGGGAAAGATTTTTCTACAGGAAAAAAAACCTACACATTACAGGAATTTGAGCAAAAATATAAAGGGTCTTTGCTGCGTTATATAAAAACATTTAAAAATGTAAATTTGTATTCTAAGTTCAGGACGCTGCCCCAGGAAGCGCAACAGGATCCCCAACTGCAAGCGGCCATGCGGCATTATGATCATACCGTTAACATAAAGTGGGTCATGGCGCATTATGGAGCGGCACGCCACTATCTAAGTCAGGGCAAAAAGCCGCTCGAAGCAACCGGAGGTAGTGAATGGACAAAATACATGCACCCCAAATATCAAAAACGCGTCTTTTTCCCCAGTTTGTGGAGCGCGGAAGAACTTGAAAACTGGGGCAAAGAAGTCTAA
- a CDS encoding DUF3108 domain-containing protein — MNQFLVILITLFTAWSSPAQEPAFEGGEWFKFRLSYSGWFKAGEATLSVVNERYKNKPVYHIKGEGTTTGMTKLFFSVEDYYETYIDKETILPHRFVRKIDEGGHTKDKIIDFDQQRKKAYVFDKKHNKHTTYDTPASVHDMISSFYFLRDKIDINDLEEGKETRLDMFFDEENFQFSLRFLGRETISTKFGNVEALVFRPLVQAGRVFKEKESLTLWVSADKNKIPLRIKAELAVGSLKADLDAYKGLKHPFYIIQD, encoded by the coding sequence ATGAACCAGTTTCTAGTAATATTGATAACGCTCTTCACTGCCTGGAGTTCGCCCGCGCAGGAGCCGGCTTTTGAAGGTGGGGAATGGTTTAAATTCCGGTTGAGCTATAGTGGGTGGTTTAAAGCCGGTGAAGCCACACTTTCGGTAGTGAATGAGCGCTATAAGAATAAGCCCGTTTACCACATCAAGGGAGAGGGTACTACAACAGGAATGACCAAATTGTTTTTTAGTGTAGAAGATTATTACGAAACCTATATAGATAAAGAAACTATTTTGCCCCATCGTTTTGTTCGTAAAATTGATGAAGGTGGTCACACCAAGGACAAGATCATTGATTTTGATCAACAACGCAAGAAAGCGTATGTTTTTGATAAAAAACATAACAAGCATACGACTTATGATACCCCGGCATCTGTTCACGACATGATTTCTTCGTTTTATTTTCTCAGGGACAAAATTGATATCAACGATCTTGAAGAAGGAAAGGAAACGCGTCTGGATATGTTTTTTGATGAAGAAAACTTTCAGTTTAGCCTGCGATTTTTGGGACGGGAGACGATAAGCACAAAATTTGGTAATGTAGAGGCACTTGTATTTAGACCACTTGTACAAGCGGGCCGGGTGTTTAAAGAGAAGGAAAGTCTTACTTTATGGGTAAGCGCTGATAAAAATAAAATACCTTTGCGCATCAAGGCAGAACTTGCCGTAGGATCACTTAAAGCAGATCTGGATGCATACAAGGGATTGAAGCATCCATTTTATATCATTCAAGATTAA
- the hppD gene encoding 4-hydroxyphenylpyruvate dioxygenase has translation MSKDLKSVDYGLEKIFKGAQDFLPLLGTDYVEFYVGNAKQAAHFYKTAFGFQSHAYSGLETGQKDRVSYVLKQDKIRLVLTSPLNSNSAINEHIVKHGDGVKIVALWVDDARIAFEETTKRGAKPFMEPKVEQDEHGEVVRAGIYTYGETVHMFVERKNYEGGFLPGFRKWESDYNPEPTGLKYIDHMVGNVGWGEMNTWVKWYEDVMGFVNFLTFDDKQITTEYSALMSKVMSNGNGRIKFPINEPAEGVKKSQIEEYLDFYEGPGIQHLAVATDDIVNTVADLKARGVEFLPPPPQAYYDDIPRRLGSHMDRMKEDLNRLQELSILVDADEEGYLLQIFTKPLQDRPTLFFEIIQRMGAKGFGAGNFKALFESIEREQEQRGTL, from the coding sequence ATGAGCAAAGACTTAAAATCCGTTGATTACGGACTGGAAAAAATATTTAAGGGCGCGCAGGATTTCCTTCCGCTCTTAGGAACTGATTATGTTGAATTTTATGTGGGCAATGCCAAGCAGGCCGCTCATTTTTATAAAACGGCTTTTGGTTTTCAATCGCATGCGTACAGCGGTCTGGAAACTGGTCAAAAAGACCGCGTGAGTTATGTGCTTAAGCAAGATAAAATCCGCTTGGTGCTTACTTCGCCATTGAATAGCAATTCAGCTATTAATGAGCATATCGTAAAGCATGGAGATGGTGTCAAAATCGTGGCGCTCTGGGTAGATGACGCGCGCATCGCATTTGAAGAAACCACGAAGAGAGGCGCAAAACCTTTTATGGAGCCCAAAGTTGAACAGGATGAACATGGTGAGGTAGTACGAGCTGGTATTTACACCTATGGAGAAACCGTTCACATGTTTGTGGAAAGAAAAAATTATGAAGGTGGGTTTTTACCCGGTTTCCGCAAGTGGGAGTCAGATTACAATCCGGAACCTACAGGGCTAAAATATATAGACCACATGGTGGGAAATGTAGGTTGGGGAGAGATGAATACCTGGGTAAAATGGTATGAGGACGTGATGGGTTTTGTCAATTTCCTAACCTTTGATGACAAGCAAATTACCACAGAGTATTCCGCTTTGATGAGCAAAGTAATGAGCAACGGCAATGGCCGCATCAAATTCCCTATCAACGAACCCGCAGAAGGTGTAAAAAAATCACAGATAGAAGAATACCTGGACTTTTATGAAGGTCCCGGCATACAGCATCTTGCCGTTGCCACAGATGATATCGTAAATACGGTTGCAGATCTTAAAGCACGCGGCGTAGAGTTTTTGCCGCCACCGCCACAGGCCTATTATGATGATATTCCCCGTAGGCTGGGTTCACACATGGATCGCATGAAGGAAGACCTGAATAGATTGCAGGAGCTTTCTATACTTGTAGACGCAGATGAAGAAGGATATTTGCTTCAGATTTTTACTAAACCATTACAGGACAGGCCTACCTTGTTTTTTGAGATTATACAGCGTATGGGTGCAAAAGGCTTCGGTGCGGGTAATTTTAAGGCATTATTTGAATCTATAGAACGGGAACAGGAGCAACGCGGGACTTTATAA
- a CDS encoding homogentisate 1,2-dioxygenase, giving the protein MPFYHKLGKIPHKRHTQFRKPNGDLYYEQLFGTIGFEGMYSNMYHEHRPTQVKQLKEGYSVKPKVAKENHIQSYRFRGFEIKPEQDFLKSRKPILTNSDCTIILAAPKQSTSDYFYKNSDADELIFVHRGKGKLRTHLGNLDFKYGDYLVIPRGTIYKMDFEGEDNRLFIVESRRPIYTPKRYRNWFGQLLEHAPFCERDLRRPYELETNDEKGDFLIKIKKQDEIFELTYATHPFDVVGYDGYNYPYAFSIHDFEPITGRIHQPPPVHQTFETDAFVVCSFCPRKYDYHPESIPAPYNHSNIDSDEVLYYVDGDFMSRNDIEPGHVSLHPAGIPHGPHPGSVERSIGKTETEELAVMVDTFKPLQICEDAMPIADEEYYKSWLGPAKKGEDGPPPPEVGAK; this is encoded by the coding sequence ATGCCTTTCTATCATAAATTAGGTAAAATCCCACATAAAAGACATACGCAGTTTAGAAAGCCCAATGGTGACCTTTACTATGAGCAGCTTTTTGGCACCATCGGTTTTGAAGGTATGTATTCTAATATGTACCATGAGCATCGTCCTACCCAGGTAAAGCAGCTCAAAGAAGGATATAGCGTGAAACCGAAAGTCGCTAAGGAGAACCATATACAATCATATCGCTTTCGCGGTTTTGAGATCAAGCCTGAACAGGATTTTCTAAAAAGCAGAAAACCAATTCTCACGAACAGTGATTGCACGATTATTCTGGCTGCGCCGAAACAAAGCACTTCAGATTACTTTTATAAAAACAGCGATGCGGATGAGTTGATCTTTGTACATCGTGGCAAAGGGAAATTGCGAACCCATCTGGGAAACCTGGATTTTAAATATGGGGATTATCTCGTGATTCCACGGGGTACGATTTATAAAATGGATTTTGAGGGCGAGGACAACCGGTTGTTTATTGTAGAGTCCCGCCGACCCATTTACACCCCAAAGAGATATAGAAATTGGTTTGGCCAGCTGCTGGAGCATGCTCCATTTTGCGAACGTGACCTAAGACGGCCTTACGAACTCGAAACCAATGATGAAAAAGGTGATTTTCTGATTAAAATCAAGAAACAGGATGAGATTTTTGAACTCACCTATGCTACACATCCCTTTGATGTCGTAGGCTATGACGGGTATAATTATCCATACGCCTTTTCCATTCATGATTTTGAACCCATTACCGGTCGCATTCACCAGCCGCCACCGGTACATCAGACGTTTGAGACAGATGCATTTGTGGTTTGTTCCTTTTGTCCCAGAAAATACGATTACCATCCAGAATCCATTCCCGCTCCATACAACCACAGCAATATAGACAGTGATGAGGTTTTATATTATGTAGATGGTGATTTTATGAGCCGAAACGATATTGAGCCCGGTCATGTTTCCCTGCACCCAGCCGGCATCCCGCATGGGCCGCACCCGGGATCTGTAGAACGAAGTATAGGTAAAACGGAAACCGAAGAACTTGCGGTAATGGTAGACACCTTTAAACCTTTACAAATTTGTGAAGATGCCATGCCCATTGCAGATGAAGAATACTACAAATCGTGGTTAGGGCCCGCAAAAAAAGGTGAAGACGGCCCGCCACCGCCAGAAGTAGGAGCTAAATAA
- a CDS encoding patatin-like phospholipase family protein: protein MKQFAILVICLLSWSLRAQEDEPVLSRGKDVKVGLVLSGGGAKGLAHIGVLKEIEKAGIKIDYIGGTSMGAIVGALYASGYNANQLDSLFTAVNFSQLIQDALPRSSRSFYEREDIEKYAVTLPFNNFKITLPSAISKGQNIYNLFTQLTANVQNVNDFSKLPIPFFCIATDAEKGVEVILDSGYLPEAVTASGALPSLFSPVLLDGKVLIDGGVINNYPVEELKRRGANFIIGVDVQDDLRTREELKSAPEMLIQINNYRTIVAMEDKIKETDIYIKPDIEEFSVVDFGKGQKIINAGETMAKNFSDDFAEVATYQKERYKKPPLVQNLSDSLTIRSVEIKGNKYYTRSYILGKLRMRLPADLTYAEFFSGIDNLASTGNFQRVNHKFESYENGDFNLVMNLEESEITTLLRASVHYDDLYKSSALGNITKKRLLFKNDVASLDLVVGDNLRYELNYYSDNGFYIGFGFKSAFTGFSNRVSARFVEDIAEVPLENFNSLTLEFADFTNQVYLQTLFAKQFSLKLGIEQKWLQVETENIRQQEVEEQRFYFENSNYISTFGKLRLDTFDNKYFPTSGFYFNGDFHWYLFSSDFNDNFNSFSISKATFKYATHFGSKFSMNVGVEGGFKIAGESINSLDFYLGGWGNDFINNIIPFYGYDFFSLSGDGLVKSSLTLDYEIYPKNHLNIGGNIANLGNKLFSSGNWFSSPDLSGYFVGYGLETFLGPLQTRISYSPETNRAFWNFSLGFWF, encoded by the coding sequence ATGAAACAGTTTGCCATTCTTGTTATCTGTTTGTTATCCTGGAGCTTACGGGCCCAGGAGGATGAGCCGGTTCTATCCCGGGGCAAGGATGTTAAGGTGGGGCTCGTTTTGAGCGGTGGCGGTGCAAAGGGCCTGGCGCACATTGGTGTTTTAAAGGAAATTGAAAAAGCCGGGATTAAAATTGATTATATAGGCGGCACCAGTATGGGGGCCATCGTAGGCGCGCTTTATGCTTCCGGGTATAATGCCAATCAACTGGATTCCCTTTTTACGGCAGTAAATTTTAGCCAACTTATACAGGATGCGTTGCCCAGGAGTTCGCGGTCTTTTTACGAGCGGGAAGACATTGAAAAGTATGCCGTCACCCTTCCTTTTAATAATTTTAAGATCACCCTTCCTTCGGCGATTTCAAAAGGGCAAAATATTTACAATCTTTTTACGCAGCTCACCGCTAATGTGCAGAATGTAAATGATTTCAGCAAATTGCCCATTCCGTTTTTTTGTATCGCCACAGATGCCGAAAAAGGTGTTGAGGTTATACTGGACAGTGGTTATCTTCCAGAAGCAGTTACCGCGAGCGGTGCACTGCCGTCCTTATTTAGTCCTGTGCTGCTTGATGGCAAAGTGCTTATAGATGGTGGCGTGATCAATAATTATCCCGTGGAAGAATTAAAACGGAGGGGTGCTAATTTTATCATTGGGGTAGATGTTCAGGATGATCTGCGTACCCGGGAGGAGTTGAAAAGCGCCCCGGAGATGCTTATACAGATCAACAATTACCGAACTATCGTTGCGATGGAAGATAAAATCAAGGAAACCGATATCTATATCAAACCAGATATTGAAGAATTTTCGGTAGTTGATTTTGGCAAGGGCCAGAAAATAATCAATGCTGGCGAGACCATGGCTAAAAATTTCAGTGATGACTTTGCAGAAGTTGCCACCTATCAAAAAGAGCGCTATAAAAAACCTCCTCTCGTACAAAACCTCAGCGACAGTCTTACCATAAGGAGTGTTGAGATCAAGGGCAATAAATACTATACACGGTCCTATATTTTAGGAAAACTGAGAATGCGTCTCCCCGCAGACCTCACCTATGCCGAATTTTTTAGCGGTATTGACAATTTAGCTTCTACCGGAAACTTTCAGCGGGTAAACCATAAGTTTGAAAGTTATGAAAATGGCGATTTCAACCTGGTGATGAACCTTGAGGAAAGTGAAATAACCACATTGCTAAGGGCAAGCGTGCATTATGATGATCTCTATAAGAGTTCTGCGCTGGGCAATATTACTAAAAAGCGACTCCTATTTAAAAATGATGTTGCTTCCCTTGACCTTGTTGTGGGTGATAATCTACGCTATGAACTCAATTATTACAGTGACAATGGATTTTATATTGGTTTTGGGTTTAAATCTGCGTTTACGGGATTTTCCAATAGGGTGAGCGCCCGTTTTGTAGAGGATATTGCTGAAGTGCCACTGGAAAATTTCAATAGCCTTACACTTGAGTTTGCTGATTTTACAAATCAGGTTTACCTCCAGACCCTTTTTGCAAAACAGTTCTCGCTAAAGTTGGGCATTGAGCAAAAGTGGCTTCAGGTCGAGACCGAAAACATACGGCAACAAGAGGTAGAAGAGCAGCGTTTTTACTTTGAAAACAGTAATTATATCAGCACTTTTGGCAAATTACGACTGGATACTTTTGATAATAAATACTTTCCCACCAGTGGATTTTATTTTAATGGTGATTTTCATTGGTATTTATTCTCTTCAGATTTCAACGATAATTTCAATTCGTTTTCCATAAGTAAGGCGACCTTTAAATATGCCACGCATTTTGGGTCAAAATTCTCAATGAACGTGGGTGTTGAAGGTGGTTTTAAGATTGCCGGTGAAAGTATCAACTCCCTTGATTTTTACCTGGGTGGTTGGGGGAATGATTTTATAAACAACATCATACCTTTTTATGGTTATGATTTTTTTAGCCTTAGCGGCGATGGTCTGGTTAAATCCTCCCTCACGCTGGATTATGAAATATATCCTAAAAATCACCTCAATATAGGTGGGAATATAGCAAATCTGGGCAATAAGCTTTTTTCCAGTGGCAACTGGTTTAGCTCACCAGATCTTTCCGGTTACTTTGTGGGTTATGGTCTGGAAACATTTTTAGGACCGTTACAGACTAGAATTTCTTACTCACCTGAGACAAACAGGGCCTTCTGGAATTTTAGTCTAGGATTTTGGTTTTAA